A portion of the Corynebacterium jeikeium genome contains these proteins:
- a CDS encoding sulfite exporter TauE/SafE family protein, with protein MELSVWAFVFIVATIFVGALMQRIAGMGLGLLGGPVLSLVAGPVAGILIINVLASVNAIMQTISVRENVDWKKFWLIGPVMALGALPGAWVVHNTPSGPLQVLVGGLVLLALLVTSVMPQRMRVDGPQYAVASGVAGGFMNTLAGIAGPAITVYAQASRWPAQTFAATLQPLFFVSGALSLLFKEISGDVSVFATTPVILWPLCLVAMIVGIFLGTRVSRRVPIVQARKLAVILATTGAAVTMFRGISATFGA; from the coding sequence ATGGAGTTATCAGTGTGGGCTTTTGTCTTTATCGTGGCAACGATTTTTGTCGGGGCCCTGATGCAGCGAATAGCCGGTATGGGGCTCGGACTGTTGGGAGGTCCGGTCCTCTCACTGGTTGCAGGTCCCGTAGCAGGAATTTTGATTATTAACGTGCTCGCATCGGTCAATGCGATCATGCAGACCATCTCGGTGCGAGAAAACGTCGATTGGAAGAAGTTCTGGCTGATTGGCCCGGTGATGGCTCTCGGCGCGCTCCCCGGCGCTTGGGTGGTTCACAACACGCCCAGCGGTCCACTCCAGGTGCTGGTCGGCGGGCTCGTGCTACTCGCGCTGCTAGTGACATCCGTTATGCCTCAGCGCATGCGTGTCGACGGCCCACAATACGCCGTTGCCTCAGGCGTGGCCGGCGGTTTTATGAATACCCTGGCCGGCATTGCGGGCCCAGCCATTACCGTTTACGCACAGGCTTCCCGTTGGCCAGCGCAGACATTTGCAGCCACCCTGCAACCGCTCTTCTTTGTTTCCGGCGCGTTGTCCTTGCTGTTCAAGGAAATCAGCGGTGACGTATCTGTCTTCGCCACCACACCGGTTATCCTCTGGCCGCTGTGTTTGGTTGCCATGATTGTGGGTATATTTTTGGGCACTCGCGTTTCCCGACGAGTGCCCATTGTGCAAGCCCGAAAGCTCGCGGTCATTCTGGCGACTACCGGCGCGGCAGTCACTATGTTTCGCGGAATCTCCGCAACTTTTGGCGCTTAG
- a CDS encoding prolipoprotein diacylglyceryl transferase, with translation MSSTLVLAETATTYLANIPSPPQGVWQLGPLPLRGYAISILVGVLVGIYWMQRRYAARGGDPELVHDIAIAVIPAGIIGGRLYHVATDWEKYFGLGANPADALKITNGGLGIWGAVALGVLAAWAVAKWRKVPFAPVLDAAAPAIILGQAIGRLGNWFNQELYGGPTSLPWGLEIYQRVDEFGRVAPVTGTSTGEVLAVVHPTFLYEMVWNVLACLVIVWADRKFKMGGGRVFALYVAAYTLGRFFIELMRVDDATLIFGVRINNITSLVVFFCAVIALWILRSKSRETAAEVGGEREAAEAHSASN, from the coding sequence ATGAGTTCCACCCTTGTTCTCGCTGAAACTGCAACGACGTATCTGGCCAACATTCCCTCTCCGCCGCAGGGGGTGTGGCAGTTAGGACCGCTACCACTGCGTGGTTACGCGATTTCCATCTTGGTTGGCGTACTCGTCGGCATTTATTGGATGCAGCGCCGCTACGCGGCCAGGGGTGGAGACCCGGAGTTGGTCCACGACATTGCCATTGCGGTTATTCCTGCGGGCATTATCGGCGGCCGTCTCTACCACGTCGCCACTGACTGGGAGAAGTACTTCGGCCTCGGCGCCAATCCCGCCGATGCACTGAAAATCACCAATGGTGGCCTCGGCATCTGGGGAGCGGTGGCGCTGGGGGTGCTGGCCGCGTGGGCGGTCGCTAAGTGGCGAAAGGTGCCGTTTGCGCCAGTTCTTGACGCGGCCGCACCCGCGATCATCCTTGGACAGGCCATTGGGCGTCTGGGCAATTGGTTCAACCAGGAACTCTACGGTGGCCCAACGTCACTTCCGTGGGGCCTGGAAATTTACCAACGAGTTGATGAGTTTGGCCGGGTTGCCCCCGTCACCGGAACGTCGACAGGCGAAGTGCTGGCCGTGGTGCATCCAACGTTTCTCTACGAGATGGTGTGGAACGTCCTCGCCTGTCTGGTCATTGTGTGGGCGGACCGAAAGTTCAAGATGGGCGGAGGACGCGTCTTTGCGCTCTATGTCGCGGCCTACACTTTGGGGCGTTTCTTCATTGAACTCATGCGCGTCGATGACGCAACGCTGATATTCGGTGTGCGTATTAATAACATCACGTCGCTCGTGGTCTTTTTCTGCGCTGTCATTGCTTTGTGGATTCTGCGGTCCAAGAGCCGCGAAACCGCAGCTGAAGTCGGGGGAGAGCGCGAGGCTGCTGAAGCTCACAGTGCTTCCAACTGA
- the trpC gene encoding indole-3-glycerol phosphate synthase TrpC: protein MANVLDKIIEGVREDLAAREAKISYGEIKELSLKAPSPIDAVAALAKPGVQVIAEVKRASPSKGELADIPSPEVLAAEYEQGGAAVISCLTEERRFRGSLADLDAVRRAVNIPVLRKDFIVTPYQVHEARAHGADLVLLMCSALDQPTLESLLDRTESLGMNALVEAHTEEEVERAEAAGAKILGINARNLKTLDVDLSVYERLAPMLPDHVVKVAESGVKGPEELRYYASHGADAVLVGEGLVTAGKPGEACRRLVAAGVHPTLRSE, encoded by the coding sequence GTGGCTAACGTTCTGGACAAGATTATTGAGGGCGTGCGGGAAGATCTCGCTGCTCGGGAAGCCAAGATTTCCTACGGTGAAATCAAGGAGCTCTCGCTGAAGGCGCCGTCGCCGATTGATGCCGTGGCGGCACTGGCTAAGCCCGGGGTGCAGGTGATTGCAGAGGTCAAGCGTGCCTCTCCGTCGAAGGGAGAGCTGGCTGACATCCCTTCGCCGGAGGTCTTGGCGGCAGAGTACGAGCAGGGTGGCGCGGCTGTCATTTCCTGTCTGACTGAGGAGCGCCGCTTCCGCGGTTCGCTCGCCGACCTCGATGCCGTGCGCCGCGCGGTCAACATTCCAGTGCTGCGCAAGGATTTCATCGTCACTCCGTACCAGGTCCATGAGGCCCGCGCACACGGTGCCGACCTGGTGCTGCTGATGTGCTCCGCTTTGGATCAGCCGACGCTGGAATCCCTGCTGGATCGCACCGAGTCGCTTGGCATGAACGCTCTGGTTGAGGCGCACACCGAAGAAGAGGTCGAGCGCGCCGAGGCCGCTGGTGCCAAGATCCTCGGCATCAACGCCCGCAATCTAAAGACCCTCGACGTGGATCTCTCCGTGTACGAACGCCTTGCGCCGATGTTGCCGGATCATGTTGTGAAGGTGGCAGAGTCCGGTGTCAAGGGGCCGGAGGAACTGCGCTACTACGCCTCCCACGGCGCCGACGCGGTACTGGTGGGCGAGGGCCTGGTTACCGCGGGCAAGCCGGGTGAGGCTTGCCGACGTCTCGTTGCCGCCGGTGTCCACCCGACACTCCGCAGCGAGTAG
- a CDS encoding DUF4921 family protein has translation MQAFSNPLITLADGTVKQVNPFSGTQVWTVPGRGNRPLGIKHTDPQPLSEEDFGSRDSFGWNNLLQTPPEKARVVLDESVFGGYSTVTGVLPDQLFDTTAEFRRVPNLFEIVSYDYWSENYGFEPDRETQQRMEAYLDDPKGREHVLNIIRTRYRAAGRSEEEISALSDEELLRRAPSYFAGGHDVIVARRHFVDGATHDNQLASSGTLSVAEHRALIAFTVESIADLYRRNRYVRYVAAFQNWLKPAGASFDHLHKQLVAIDEHGEQLKREVQAVRKNPNIYNEYAVDYAARHNLVIAENEHAVAFAGFGHRYPTLEIFSKSDVCEPWLQTRAEIDAMSDLIHACHAAAGPTIPCNEEWHHRPVDLDARMPWRVMIKWRTSNLAGFEGGTKIYLNTISPWDLRDRVVPEMYRLRETGKISDSIHIATECQCQPNSLKYNPLVEDGSRL, from the coding sequence ATGCAGGCTTTCAGCAATCCCCTCATCACGCTTGCCGACGGCACGGTGAAGCAAGTCAATCCTTTTTCCGGTACCCAGGTGTGGACAGTCCCAGGTCGTGGCAATCGGCCGTTGGGAATTAAGCACACGGATCCGCAGCCATTGAGCGAGGAGGATTTTGGATCCCGCGACTCCTTTGGCTGGAACAACCTGCTGCAAACCCCGCCGGAGAAGGCCCGCGTTGTCCTCGACGAATCGGTATTCGGCGGCTACAGCACGGTGACCGGAGTACTGCCCGACCAGCTCTTCGACACCACCGCGGAGTTCCGCCGCGTGCCCAACCTGTTCGAGATCGTCTCCTATGACTATTGGTCGGAAAACTATGGCTTCGAGCCCGACCGCGAAACTCAGCAACGTATGGAGGCCTACCTCGATGACCCGAAGGGCCGCGAGCACGTGCTCAATATCATTCGCACGCGCTACCGCGCCGCTGGACGCAGTGAAGAGGAAATCAGCGCGCTTTCCGACGAGGAATTGCTGCGCCGCGCCCCAAGCTATTTCGCCGGCGGCCACGATGTGATTGTTGCCCGTCGCCACTTTGTCGACGGCGCTACCCACGATAATCAGCTGGCTTCTTCTGGCACATTGAGTGTTGCCGAGCACCGCGCACTTATTGCGTTTACCGTCGAGTCGATTGCTGACCTGTACCGACGTAACCGCTACGTGCGTTATGTGGCCGCTTTCCAAAACTGGCTAAAACCGGCAGGCGCAAGCTTCGATCACTTGCACAAGCAGCTTGTGGCCATCGATGAGCACGGTGAGCAGCTCAAGCGCGAAGTACAGGCGGTGCGCAAGAACCCGAATATCTACAACGAATACGCAGTGGACTATGCGGCCCGCCACAACCTGGTTATCGCGGAAAACGAGCACGCGGTGGCTTTCGCAGGATTCGGACACCGGTACCCGACGCTGGAGATCTTCTCGAAGTCAGATGTCTGCGAACCGTGGCTGCAAACCCGGGCTGAGATCGACGCAATGTCGGACCTGATTCACGCATGTCATGCAGCTGCCGGCCCCACTATTCCGTGTAACGAGGAATGGCACCACCGCCCTGTCGATTTGGATGCCCGCATGCCGTGGCGCGTAATGATTAAGTGGCGCACCTCGAACCTGGCCGGCTTTGAAGGTGGCACCAAGATTTATCTGAACACCATCTCCCCATGGGATCTGCGAGACCGCGTTGTCCCGGAGATGTACCGTTTACGGGAGACCGGAAAGATCTCGGACAGCATCCACATTGCGACCGAGTGCCAGTGCCAGCCAAACTCGCTGAAATACAACCCGCTCGTTGAAGACGGGTCGCGGCTGTAG
- a CDS encoding amidohydrolase has product MSNNEARLSRIRDLIAAHRVPLDRQWEIYRYLHQHPELSQAEEKTAAYLAGALRDMGTYTVHEGIGGHGLVGVMENGPGPTVLFRADIDALPVFEETGVDFASSATGTARDGSATAVMHACGHDMHMTAGLGLASLMAATKSEWSGTYIALFQPAEELACGAQAMIDDGLADLIPTPDVCFGQHIVPGPAGQVMTMPGPALAGCDTISITLTGRSAHGSMPHNAIDPTYLAAAVVLRLQGIVGREIPPHEFGVLSVGTLQSGNSNNTIPGQAKIVLNIRYYSNDVRAKLIAGIERVVRGECLASGTEVEPVIEYSDHGEVTDNDPEAFATIRPVMDAVLGDDSTDAVPWTASEDFSDLPRGLNCPYVYWTVGATPRDTWEAAVAADRVVEDVPSNHMPTFLPDFKPTATSATSAAAAAVLSYLAK; this is encoded by the coding sequence GTGAGCAACAATGAAGCACGACTGAGCCGCATTCGCGACCTCATCGCCGCCCATCGAGTGCCATTGGACCGGCAGTGGGAAATCTACCGCTACCTGCACCAGCACCCGGAGCTATCTCAGGCGGAGGAGAAAACTGCCGCGTATCTGGCCGGTGCTCTTCGCGACATGGGCACTTACACAGTGCATGAGGGAATCGGTGGTCACGGCCTCGTTGGTGTCATGGAAAATGGCCCCGGCCCTACCGTGCTGTTCCGCGCTGATATCGATGCGCTTCCCGTTTTCGAGGAAACAGGTGTGGACTTCGCTTCCTCTGCTACCGGTACCGCCCGCGATGGTTCTGCCACCGCCGTCATGCACGCCTGTGGCCATGACATGCACATGACGGCCGGTCTTGGTCTGGCTAGCCTGATGGCAGCAACTAAGTCTGAGTGGTCGGGTACTTACATTGCCCTGTTCCAGCCCGCCGAGGAACTGGCCTGCGGTGCACAGGCCATGATTGACGACGGCCTGGCAGACCTCATCCCCACCCCAGATGTGTGCTTCGGCCAGCACATTGTTCCCGGCCCCGCAGGTCAGGTAATGACCATGCCCGGCCCGGCACTTGCTGGTTGTGACACTATTAGCATCACGCTGACAGGTCGCTCCGCACATGGGTCTATGCCGCACAACGCCATTGACCCGACATACTTGGCTGCCGCAGTCGTTCTGCGCTTGCAAGGAATTGTAGGGCGCGAGATTCCTCCCCACGAGTTTGGTGTTTTGTCCGTCGGCACGCTGCAGTCCGGCAATTCGAATAACACAATCCCTGGCCAGGCCAAGATTGTGCTGAACATTCGCTACTACTCCAACGATGTGCGCGCGAAGCTCATTGCGGGCATTGAGCGCGTTGTTCGTGGCGAATGCCTGGCTTCCGGCACTGAGGTTGAGCCTGTGATTGAGTACTCCGATCACGGCGAAGTCACTGACAATGATCCGGAGGCGTTTGCCACGATTCGCCCGGTCATGGACGCTGTGCTCGGCGACGATTCCACCGACGCTGTGCCGTGGACCGCATCGGAGGACTTCTCAGACCTGCCGCGTGGACTGAACTGCCCATATGTCTACTGGACCGTTGGCGCCACACCTCGGGATACGTGGGAAGCCGCCGTTGCTGCCGACCGCGTGGTCGAAGACGTACCGTCGAACCACATGCCGACATTCCTCCCGGATTTCAAGCCGACGGCTACCTCCGCGACTTCTGCCGCCGCTGCCGCCGTGCTGTCCTACTTGGCAAAGTAA
- a CDS encoding tryptophan synthase subunit alpha: protein MSLSDVFDKVREENRAAFIGYYPAGFPTTDKSIENIKAIVDAGADIIEVGLPFSDPMMDGPTIQDAANVALDAGFRTREIMRVVREVTEHGGTCVVMSYWNPILQYGPERFAEDLAAAGGRGTIIPDLIPEEAGQWQRAAEANGLSNIMLVAPSSTNERLQLTATASTGFVYATSHMGVTGAQASVDSAAGKLVARTREVTDTPVCVGLGVSNGAQAAEIAEFADGVIVGSALIKAAMKSTDDLVTLARELAAGVRGES from the coding sequence ATGAGTCTGAGTGACGTCTTTGACAAGGTCCGTGAGGAAAACCGCGCAGCATTTATCGGCTACTACCCAGCGGGTTTCCCGACCACCGATAAGTCGATTGAGAACATCAAGGCGATTGTCGACGCTGGCGCCGACATCATCGAGGTTGGTCTGCCTTTCTCCGACCCGATGATGGATGGCCCAACTATTCAGGATGCCGCCAACGTGGCTCTGGATGCGGGCTTCCGTACCCGTGAGATTATGCGGGTGGTTCGCGAAGTCACCGAGCACGGCGGTACCTGTGTGGTCATGAGCTACTGGAATCCGATTCTCCAGTATGGTCCGGAGCGTTTCGCCGAGGACTTGGCCGCCGCTGGTGGTCGGGGCACCATTATCCCGGATCTCATCCCCGAGGAGGCCGGCCAATGGCAGCGTGCAGCTGAGGCCAATGGTCTGTCCAACATCATGTTGGTGGCCCCGTCATCGACCAACGAGCGTCTGCAGCTAACTGCCACCGCGTCGACCGGCTTCGTCTACGCCACCAGCCACATGGGTGTCACAGGTGCCCAGGCTAGCGTCGACTCGGCCGCCGGCAAGTTGGTTGCCCGCACGCGCGAGGTCACCGATACACCGGTGTGCGTCGGTTTGGGTGTCTCCAATGGGGCACAGGCCGCGGAGATTGCCGAGTTTGCGGATGGCGTAATCGTTGGCTCGGCACTGATCAAGGCCGCGATGAAGAGCACCGATGACCTGGTAACGCTCGCCCGTGAACTCGCCGCGGGCGTACGAGGAGAGAGCTAG
- the ehuA gene encoding ectoine/hydroxyectoine ABC transporter ATP-binding protein EhuA, producing MTTKDLMVEAQKVRKNFGRLEVLKGIDLEVPRGTVTCLIGPSGSGKSTLLRCINHLEKVNAGRLYVDGSLIGYREKNGSLYEISAAEAARQRRDIGMVFQNFNLFPHRTVLGNITEAPVLVKGVSQEQAEKRAMELLETVGLAHKADAYPVQLSGGQQQRVAIARALAMEPKLMLFDEPTSALDPELVGEVLNVMRGLADKGMTMVVVTHEMGFAREVADQVVFMADGVVVEKGTPDEVLGNPQHERTRNFLSSLLK from the coding sequence ATGACTACCAAAGATTTGATGGTTGAGGCGCAAAAGGTTCGGAAGAACTTCGGCCGTCTCGAGGTCCTCAAGGGCATCGACCTGGAAGTTCCACGCGGTACGGTTACCTGCCTCATTGGTCCTTCGGGCTCCGGTAAGTCCACGCTGCTGCGCTGTATCAACCACCTGGAGAAGGTCAATGCCGGCCGTCTCTACGTCGATGGTTCCCTGATTGGCTACCGCGAAAAGAACGGCAGCCTCTACGAGATTTCCGCCGCAGAAGCTGCCCGTCAGCGTCGCGATATCGGTATGGTTTTCCAGAACTTCAATCTGTTCCCGCACCGCACGGTGCTGGGAAATATCACCGAGGCACCGGTGCTGGTAAAGGGTGTCTCTCAGGAGCAGGCTGAAAAGCGTGCCATGGAGCTGCTGGAGACTGTTGGTCTGGCGCACAAGGCCGATGCCTACCCTGTTCAGCTCTCGGGCGGTCAGCAACAGCGTGTTGCCATTGCTCGAGCCCTGGCCATGGAGCCGAAGCTAATGCTCTTCGATGAGCCGACTTCCGCTCTTGACCCCGAGCTCGTCGGTGAGGTTCTCAACGTCATGCGTGGTCTGGCCGATAAGGGCATGACCATGGTCGTCGTGACGCACGAGATGGGCTTTGCCCGTGAAGTCGCCGACCAGGTCGTGTTTATGGCTGACGGCGTGGTCGTGGAAAAGGGCACCCCGGATGAGGTGCTGGGTAATCCGCAGCACGAGCGCACCCGCAACTTCCTGTCTTCGCTGTTGAAGTAA
- the pyk gene encoding pyruvate kinase → MLRRTKIVCTLGPAVASLEGITGLVNAGMDVARLNFSHGEHEDHAQNYHWVREASDATGHAVGILADLQGPKIRLGRFKEGSTYWADGEIVRITVDDVEGTHDRVSTTYKNLADDARPGDRLLVDDGKVGLECIEVDGNDVVCRVIEGGPVSNNKGVSLPGMNISVPALSEKDIADLRFALKLGVDFIALSFVRSPSDVELVHAVMDEVGRRVPIIAKLEKPEAVESLEAIILAFDAVMVARGDLGVEVPLEDVPLVQKRAIQIARENAKPVIVATQMLDSMISNSRPTRAEASDVANAVLDGADAVMLSGETSVGKYPQSTVKTMARIVTAAEREGEVPALTHMPRTKRGVISYAARDIGERLNARAMVAFTTSGDTARRVARLHSRLPLLVFTPNQQVRSQLALTWGAETFLVREVNSTDEIMQVIDEQLLTMENYNAGDTLVVVAGTPPGNEGNTNMIHVHVIGEDAR, encoded by the coding sequence GTGCTTAGACGAACGAAGATTGTATGTACCCTCGGTCCAGCAGTTGCTTCGCTGGAGGGGATTACCGGGCTGGTCAACGCCGGCATGGATGTTGCCCGCCTGAATTTCTCTCACGGTGAGCATGAGGACCACGCTCAGAACTACCACTGGGTGCGTGAAGCATCCGACGCTACGGGACATGCCGTCGGTATTCTCGCCGACTTGCAGGGACCAAAGATTCGCCTCGGTCGTTTTAAGGAAGGCTCGACGTATTGGGCTGACGGCGAGATTGTCCGCATCACCGTCGACGATGTCGAAGGCACGCACGACCGCGTCTCCACCACGTACAAGAATCTCGCTGACGATGCCCGTCCGGGCGATCGCCTGCTTGTCGACGATGGCAAGGTGGGCCTGGAGTGCATCGAGGTAGATGGCAACGATGTGGTGTGCCGTGTCATCGAGGGCGGTCCGGTCTCGAACAACAAGGGTGTTTCCCTGCCGGGGATGAACATCTCGGTGCCGGCTCTGTCAGAGAAGGATATCGCCGACCTGCGCTTCGCTCTGAAGCTGGGAGTCGACTTCATCGCGCTGTCCTTCGTCCGTTCGCCTTCCGACGTCGAACTGGTCCATGCGGTCATGGATGAGGTTGGCCGTCGTGTCCCGATTATCGCCAAGCTGGAGAAGCCAGAGGCAGTCGAGTCTCTCGAGGCCATCATCCTGGCTTTCGATGCCGTGATGGTCGCCCGTGGTGACCTTGGTGTTGAGGTGCCGTTGGAAGATGTTCCGCTGGTTCAGAAGCGCGCTATTCAGATTGCCCGCGAGAACGCCAAGCCGGTCATCGTCGCCACCCAGATGCTCGACTCCATGATTTCGAACTCGCGCCCGACTCGTGCGGAGGCCTCCGACGTGGCCAACGCTGTGCTCGATGGCGCAGATGCCGTGATGCTCTCGGGTGAGACCTCGGTTGGTAAGTACCCGCAGTCCACGGTTAAGACCATGGCTCGCATCGTCACCGCCGCTGAGCGCGAGGGGGAAGTTCCTGCGCTGACCCACATGCCTCGCACGAAGCGTGGTGTGATTTCCTACGCAGCTCGCGATATCGGTGAGCGCTTGAATGCCCGCGCTATGGTTGCTTTCACCACCTCGGGTGATACCGCTCGCCGTGTGGCACGCTTGCACTCTCGCCTGCCGCTGCTGGTATTCACTCCGAATCAGCAGGTTCGTTCGCAGCTTGCGCTGACGTGGGGTGCGGAGACCTTCTTGGTGCGCGAGGTTAACAGCACGGATGAGATCATGCAGGTCATCGATGAGCAGCTCTTGACCATGGAAAACTACAACGCTGGCGACACGCTGGTCGTTGTTGCTGGTACCCCTCCAGGAAATGAGGGCAATACCAACATGATTCACGTCCACGTTATTGGCGAGGACGCACGCTAG
- a CDS encoding NADP-specific glutamate dehydrogenase: protein MNIEQKVSGLYDQILTRNAGEPEFHQAVAEVLESLKVVLEKDPHYGDYGLVQRLCEPERQIIFRVPWVDDQGKVQVNRGFRVQFNSVLGPYKGGLRFHPSVNLGIIKFLGFEQIFKNSLTGLPIGGGKGGSDFDPKGKSELEIMRFCQSFMTELHRHIGEYRDVPAGDIGVGGREIGYLFGQYRRMANQHESGVLTGKGLTWGGSLVRTEATGYGCVYFTEEMMKANGADINGAKVIVSGSGNVAIYAIKKAQELGATVVGFSDSSGYVSTPNGVDVELLKEIKEVRRARVSEYVAEAEGAEFHEGGNIWELKADVALPCATQNELNGESAKLLVDNGCRFVAEGANMPSTPEAIEVFKANGVHFAPGKAANAGGVATSALEMQQNATRDSWSFSYTDERLKRIMTNIFKNCETTAAEYDHEGNYVLGANIAGFKKVANAMLAQGVI from the coding sequence TTGAATATCGAGCAGAAGGTTTCGGGACTCTATGACCAGATTCTCACCCGAAACGCCGGTGAGCCGGAGTTCCACCAGGCAGTGGCAGAAGTTCTGGAGTCGCTGAAGGTCGTCCTGGAAAAGGACCCACACTACGGTGACTACGGCTTGGTTCAGCGTCTGTGTGAGCCGGAGCGTCAGATCATTTTCCGCGTGCCGTGGGTCGATGACCAGGGGAAGGTCCAGGTCAACCGTGGCTTCCGTGTTCAATTCAACTCTGTGCTGGGCCCGTACAAGGGTGGTCTGCGCTTCCACCCGAGCGTGAACCTCGGCATCATTAAGTTCCTGGGCTTCGAGCAGATCTTCAAGAACTCCCTGACCGGCCTGCCGATCGGTGGCGGCAAGGGTGGCTCCGACTTTGATCCGAAGGGCAAGTCCGAGCTAGAAATCATGCGCTTCTGCCAGTCGTTCATGACTGAGCTGCACCGCCACATCGGTGAGTACCGTGACGTCCCGGCCGGTGACATCGGCGTCGGCGGCCGCGAGATTGGCTACCTGTTCGGTCAGTACCGCCGTATGGCCAACCAGCACGAGTCCGGCGTTCTCACCGGTAAGGGCCTGACCTGGGGCGGTTCCCTGGTTCGTACCGAGGCCACCGGTTACGGCTGTGTCTACTTCACTGAAGAGATGATGAAGGCCAACGGTGCTGACATCAACGGTGCCAAGGTCATCGTTTCCGGTTCCGGTAACGTCGCCATCTACGCCATTAAGAAGGCTCAGGAGCTCGGCGCTACCGTCGTCGGTTTCTCTGACTCTTCCGGTTACGTCTCCACCCCGAACGGTGTCGACGTCGAGCTGCTGAAGGAAATCAAGGAAGTTCGTCGTGCTCGCGTCTCCGAGTACGTCGCTGAGGCTGAGGGCGCTGAGTTCCACGAGGGTGGCAACATCTGGGAGCTCAAGGCTGATGTCGCACTGCCGTGTGCAACTCAGAATGAGCTCAATGGCGAGTCCGCCAAGCTGCTGGTCGACAACGGCTGCCGCTTCGTTGCTGAGGGCGCAAACATGCCGTCCACCCCGGAGGCTATCGAGGTCTTCAAGGCCAACGGTGTCCACTTTGCGCCGGGCAAGGCTGCCAACGCTGGCGGTGTTGCAACCTCCGCTCTGGAGATGCAGCAGAACGCTACCCGCGATTCCTGGTCCTTCTCCTACACCGATGAGCGCCTGAAGCGCATCATGACCAACATCTTCAAGAACTGCGAAACCACCGCCGCTGAGTACGATCACGAGGGTAACTACGTGCTCGGTGCCAACATCGCAGGCTTCAAGAAGGTCGCTAACGCAATGCTGGCTCAGGGCGTCATCTAG
- the trpB gene encoding tryptophan synthase subunit beta, whose amino-acid sequence MSDQDFKNHDARGDRLPTMGEVIAETTNHESDAIGHWGKWGGQFVPEALMAVIGEVTDGYAKARVDQDFLDELDRLQRTYVGRPSPLYYAEKFSADIGADVWLKREDLNHTGSHKINNVLGQVLLAKRMGKKNIIAETGAGQHGVATATACALLGLNCRIYMGKVDAIRQRLNIARMRLLGAEVIEVEIGSKTLKDAINEAMRFWVSHADDTYYCFGTAAGPHPFPTMVRDFQRIISAEARQQILAETGSLPDAVVACVGGGSNAIGAFHHFIDDESVRLIGAEAGGDGVETGRHAAPISAAGNPGVFQGSFAALMQNEDGQITESHSISAGLDYPGVGPEHSYLADIDRASYLPVTDTQAMQAFQDLTRMEGILPAIESAHAVAAARLISDDLNEELGRKPLIIVNVSGRGDKDVDTAAKWFDLMEES is encoded by the coding sequence GTGAGTGACCAAGATTTCAAGAATCATGATGCCCGCGGTGACCGCCTGCCCACGATGGGTGAGGTTATCGCGGAGACAACGAACCACGAATCAGATGCCATTGGGCACTGGGGTAAGTGGGGCGGCCAGTTTGTGCCGGAGGCGCTGATGGCCGTTATCGGTGAGGTCACCGATGGCTACGCGAAGGCCCGCGTTGATCAGGATTTTCTCGATGAGCTCGACCGGCTTCAGCGTACTTATGTCGGACGTCCCTCGCCGCTGTACTACGCGGAGAAGTTCTCCGCTGATATCGGCGCTGACGTCTGGCTCAAGCGCGAGGATTTGAATCACACCGGTAGCCACAAGATTAATAACGTCTTGGGGCAGGTTCTGCTTGCTAAGCGCATGGGCAAGAAGAACATCATTGCCGAGACCGGTGCCGGCCAGCACGGTGTCGCAACCGCGACTGCCTGTGCGCTGCTCGGCCTTAACTGCCGTATCTACATGGGCAAGGTCGACGCAATCCGCCAGCGCCTCAATATCGCCCGCATGCGCCTGCTTGGTGCCGAGGTTATCGAGGTCGAGATTGGTTCGAAGACTCTCAAGGACGCGATCAATGAGGCCATGCGTTTTTGGGTTTCACACGCCGATGACACCTACTACTGCTTCGGCACTGCAGCCGGCCCGCACCCGTTCCCAACAATGGTGCGCGACTTCCAGCGCATCATCAGCGCCGAGGCACGCCAGCAGATTCTCGCGGAGACCGGCTCGCTTCCCGACGCTGTCGTGGCCTGTGTCGGCGGCGGTTCTAATGCGATCGGCGCGTTCCACCACTTCATCGATGATGAATCGGTTCGACTGATTGGCGCTGAAGCTGGCGGTGACGGTGTTGAGACCGGTCGCCATGCAGCACCGATTTCGGCCGCCGGTAATCCGGGTGTGTTCCAGGGCTCCTTCGCAGCCCTGATGCAGAACGAGGACGGTCAGATTACAGAGTCGCACTCGATTTCCGCGGGTCTGGATTACCCGGGCGTGGGCCCGGAGCACTCTTACCTGGCTGATATTGATCGCGCGTCCTACCTGCCGGTGACCGATACCCAGGCGATGCAGGCATTCCAGGATCTGACTCGGATGGAGGGCATCCTGCCCGCTATCGAGTCCGCACACGCGGTAGCTGCCGCCCGACTCATCAGCGATGATCTGAATGAAGAGCTGGGCCGTAAGCCGCTGATTATCGTCAATGTTTCCGGTCGCGGTGACAAGGATGTCGACACCGCTGCTAAGTGGTTTGATCTGATGGAGGAGTCCTAA